The following are from one region of the Phaeobacter piscinae genome:
- a CDS encoding PilZ domain-containing protein — translation MGSPSSHFRTVVPSEPRLRQELSCAIKLSDGELEATLYNISYGGFAVRLPEAQNAFELTKLKFVTIADIGEFAVWVRWRRATCLGFKFQSKRDARALLDAYFSKIGEYPI, via the coding sequence ATGGGAAGCCCGAGTTCTCATTTTCGAACGGTGGTTCCGTCAGAACCACGTCTCCGACAAGAGTTGTCTTGCGCCATTAAACTCTCAGACGGAGAGTTGGAGGCGACGCTTTACAACATCAGCTACGGCGGTTTTGCAGTACGCCTGCCTGAAGCGCAGAACGCCTTTGAACTGACCAAGCTGAAATTTGTTACCATCGCAGATATTGGCGAGTTTGCCGTTTGGGTCCGCTGGCGTAGGGCGACATGCCTCGGCTTTAAGTTCCAAAGCAAACGTGACGCCCGGGCATTACTTGACGCCTATTTTTCCAAAATCGGCGAATATCCGATCTGA
- a CDS encoding type II toxin-antitoxin system RelB/DinJ family antitoxin, protein MPAQTSMLHVRVDDRLKAQAADALSGVGLTLSDAVRILLTRVAAEGGLPAGLTADPDAYDTWFRAKVQEALVDPRPATPHDQVMQDARALIDGKRRA, encoded by the coding sequence ATGCCCGCCCAAACCTCGATGCTCCACGTTCGCGTGGACGACCGCCTCAAGGCGCAAGCGGCCGACGCTCTGTCCGGTGTCGGCCTGACGCTTTCGGATGCCGTGCGCATCCTGCTGACCCGCGTTGCCGCCGAGGGCGGTCTGCCGGCCGGCCTGACCGCAGATCCGGATGCCTATGACACCTGGTTCCGTGCCAAGGTGCAGGAGGCGCTGGTCGACCCCCGCCCGGCCACTCCGCACGACCAGGTGATGCAGGATGCCCGCGCTCTGATCGACGGGAAGCGCCGTGCCTGA